Proteins encoded within one genomic window of Bacteroides sedimenti:
- a CDS encoding endonuclease: protein MTFKRNLFFVCLFTLIFSGESSLAQNRFRVMFYNVENLFDCKHDTLKNDYEFQPQALRAWHYGRYKKKLINISKVITAVGEWTPPALVGLCEVENDSVLTALVRFSPLKAQGYRYVMTDSPDERGIDVALLYQRGSFKLVEQHSIRIAFPNNPKKTTRDILHVAGEVVTGDTLDVFVCHFSSRTGGEIESEPYRLIAAKRLKLYTDSLFKVRNHPNILIMGDFNDYPSNRSISEVLDAKTPSGTIQREKLYNLLANREKDRSFGTYKYQGEWCILDQIIVSGSLLTGDGKLSTSEKLAGICNSPFLLEKDEKYSGYKPFRTYYGMKYQGGFSDHLPVYLDLILSE, encoded by the coding sequence ATGACATTTAAACGTAATCTGTTTTTTGTGTGCTTATTCACTCTGATCTTCAGTGGGGAAAGCAGTTTGGCTCAAAACAGATTTCGTGTGATGTTTTATAACGTGGAAAATCTGTTTGATTGCAAACATGACACGTTGAAAAACGATTATGAATTTCAGCCTCAAGCTCTGAGAGCCTGGCACTATGGCAGGTATAAGAAAAAACTGATTAACATAAGCAAAGTAATAACCGCAGTAGGAGAGTGGACTCCTCCGGCGTTGGTTGGGCTTTGTGAAGTGGAAAATGATAGTGTATTGACGGCACTGGTCAGATTCTCCCCACTGAAAGCACAAGGATATAGATATGTGATGACTGATTCGCCCGATGAACGAGGCATTGATGTGGCACTGTTGTATCAGCGGGGAAGTTTTAAACTGGTTGAACAGCACTCTATACGAATAGCTTTCCCAAATAATCCAAAGAAAACAACGCGCGACATTCTGCATGTGGCAGGAGAAGTGGTCACCGGAGATACCTTGGATGTGTTTGTCTGTCACTTTTCGTCCCGAACAGGAGGCGAGATTGAAAGTGAACCCTATCGACTTATTGCCGCAAAGCGGTTGAAGCTCTATACAGACAGTCTTTTTAAGGTGCGAAATCATCCCAATATCCTCATTATGGGCGACTTTAATGACTATCCCAGCAACAGATCAATCTCTGAAGTGCTGGATGCAAAGACTCCATCTGGTACAATACAACGCGAAAAATTATACAACCTGTTGGCAAACAGGGAAAAAGACCGCTCATTCGGCACTTACAAATACCAAGGTGAATGGTGCATTCTCGACCAGATTATTGTTTCGGGTTCATTACTAACAGGTGATGGTAAATTATCTACATCGGAAAAACTGGCAGGTATTTGTAATTCTCCTTTCCTATTAGAAAAAGACGAAAAGTATTCAGGTTATAAACCTTTCCGAACCTATTATGGAATGAAGTACCAGGGTGGATTCAGCGATCATCTTCCTGTTTATCTGGATTTGATTCTTTCTGAGTAG
- a CDS encoding alpha-amylase family glycosyl hydrolase codes for MKKLRHLIPLFLVLSLLSCSTRKESPILQTGVVHPEWSRNAVIYEVNLRQYTDEGTIKAFQNHLPRLKELGVDILWFMPINPISEKNRKGKLGSYYAVKNYKEVNPEFGTIADFKEMVEKAHEMGFKVILDWVANHTGCDNVWVKKHPNWYVKDSLGKIVSPFDWTDTYKLDYTKMDMRAAMLDAMKFWVKECDIDGFRCDVAFEVPTDFWDEARKELDSIKPMFMLAEAEKPELNKKAFDMSYNWPLKDLMTKIVKGPKDAGKAQYVHKKDSADSETNKVKAAEELDKLLAHQDSIFPKDAYLMNHITNHDLNSWEGTEFDRLGEGVRAFAVLTYTLKGMPLIYTGQEVGMNRALKFFEKDKAPDWTKNETFEFYKKLNELKHTQAALSAGDKGGEMVRYFTDSPNVYIFARKLPASEVLVYLNLGKEPATLSFKRNAPIGVFKDYFLGKKAHLPVTLAPWEYKVFVR; via the coding sequence ATGAAGAAATTACGTCATCTAATTCCATTATTCCTTGTTTTATCTCTTTTATCCTGCAGCACAAGGAAAGAAAGTCCAATATTACAAACAGGAGTTGTTCACCCAGAGTGGTCGCGCAATGCAGTGATTTATGAAGTTAACCTTCGCCAATATACAGATGAGGGCACTATAAAGGCGTTTCAGAATCATTTACCCAGATTAAAAGAGCTTGGAGTAGATATTTTATGGTTCATGCCGATAAATCCTATATCCGAGAAAAATCGTAAAGGAAAGTTGGGCAGTTACTACGCTGTGAAGAATTACAAGGAAGTAAATCCTGAGTTTGGAACCATAGCCGATTTTAAAGAAATGGTGGAAAAGGCGCATGAAATGGGATTTAAAGTAATACTTGATTGGGTGGCCAATCACACCGGCTGCGATAATGTATGGGTAAAAAAACATCCCAACTGGTATGTGAAAGATAGTCTGGGCAAAATTGTGAGCCCGTTTGACTGGACAGATACCTATAAACTTGACTATACAAAGATGGACATGCGTGCAGCCATGCTTGATGCGATGAAATTTTGGGTTAAAGAGTGCGATATAGATGGTTTCCGTTGTGATGTTGCTTTTGAAGTGCCAACAGATTTTTGGGATGAAGCCCGCAAAGAGCTTGATTCTATCAAACCAATGTTTATGCTTGCTGAGGCTGAAAAACCGGAGTTGAACAAGAAGGCTTTTGATATGAGTTATAACTGGCCGTTAAAAGATCTGATGACGAAAATTGTGAAAGGCCCAAAAGATGCTGGCAAAGCTCAATACGTTCATAAGAAAGATAGTGCGGATTCAGAAACGAACAAAGTAAAAGCAGCCGAAGAACTTGATAAGTTGCTGGCTCATCAGGATAGTATTTTCCCAAAAGATGCTTATCTGATGAATCACATTACTAATCATGACCTGAACTCATGGGAAGGTACTGAGTTTGACAGGTTGGGCGAGGGTGTAAGGGCATTTGCCGTCCTTACTTATACATTGAAAGGAATGCCGCTTATTTATACAGGACAAGAAGTGGGAATGAACCGGGCATTGAAATTTTTCGAAAAAGACAAAGCACCCGACTGGACAAAAAATGAAACATTCGAGTTCTATAAGAAACTTAACGAGTTGAAACATACTCAAGCAGCATTGTCTGCCGGCGATAAAGGAGGAGAGATGGTGAGGTATTTCACCGATTCTCCTAACGTTTATATTTTTGCTCGCAAACTTCCCGCATCAGAAGTTCTGGTTTACCTGAATCTTGGTAAGGAACCAGCCACTCTTTCATTCAAGAGAAATGCTCCTATAGGTGTTTTTAAGGACTATTTTCTG